A single window of Nicotiana tomentosiformis chromosome 1, ASM39032v3, whole genome shotgun sequence DNA harbors:
- the LOC138891513 gene encoding uncharacterized protein produces MSSSRRRHGGMENLLKVLHVNMISYVLEVQINEYREDKPIWIHENSRVCTCKSAWQIIRKKKVEILTSKKIWHRKLLFKISFFMVRLLQARIQTDDATKKVKISIPSMCCCGTKHEEETTTHLFSYNQIARHVWSYFYRTCGISPITGHTRQILMNWWLRKPSNGVQEILFQFLLSLICWEIWKDRCPARFEGKHMSGWHVIQLVTNWCTLILRV; encoded by the coding sequence TGGAAAATTTGCTGAAGGTTCTACACGTTAATATGATTAGTTATGTGTTGGAAGTGCAAATTAATGAATATAGGGAAGATAAACCTATATGGATTCATGAGAACTCACGTGTCTGCACTTGCAAATCTGCTTGGCAGATAATCAGAAAGAAGAAGGTTGAAATTCTTACAAGTAAAAAGATATGGCATAGAAAGTTACTTTTCAAAATATCCTTTTTCATGGTGAGACTTTTACAGGCCAGGATACAAACTGATGATGCCACCAAGAAAGTTAAAATTTCAATTCCCTCTATGTGTTGTTGTGGTACTAAGCATGAAGAGGAAACAACTACACATCTTTTCAGTTACAATCAAATAGCAAGACATGTATGGTCTTATTTTTACAGGACATGTGGTATTAGTCCTATTACTGGGCACACTAGACAAATCTTGATGAACTGGTGGTTAAGGAAGCCTTCCAATGGGGTTCAGGAAATACTCTTTCAATTCTTGCTTTCATTGATATGCTGGGAGATTTGGAAAGATAGATGTCCAGCTAGATTTGAAGGTAAGCATATGTCTGGATGGCATGTGATTCAACTGGTCACCAATTGGTGCACTCTAATTCTGAGAGTTTAA